Part of the Ziziphus jujuba cultivar Dongzao chromosome 8, ASM3175591v1 genome is shown below.
ATTTAGATAACATAACCAAAAATTTCAACTTAACGCAACggataaacaaacaaaaatctcAGTGCATGACAgtctaattcaaaaataaaaacaagacagAATCGCTATGCTAAGACGCGTAATGGTGGGGCAGATCTAAGAATCCGCAATGGTAACCTCAACCTCTACACCAGGTTCAATTGTAATGGACGTAATCTGCTTAACTACGTCAGGGGAGCTAAAGAGGTCAATAACTCGCTTGTGGACACGTAGCTCAAATCTGTCCCATGTGTTGGTACCtgcaaaccaaaaacaaaagaaatataaagaTCTAAAGGGGAATAAAAACTGATGCAAAAGTATATGTAGTTCATAACCAAAATAGACAGAATGGAGAAATTGCCTATAACAACATTTGAAGCACTGCATAACAAATTTAGTTTTAACAAGCGAAATAGCCTTTAGCATATATAGTTGTGCCACGGGCCATGATGTGGGGGATTTCGTATGGATACTCGAGAAAAAAATGCAAACATCCATCAAGTCATGCACTtgatacaaaaacaaaacaaaacgaaaATAATTACCTTCACCACAAGGGGACTTCCTGGTGGTGATGTGCAGAACCTTAGTTGGCATTCTCACTGGTCCCTTGACCCTCAATCTCTTGTCCTTTGCACCACGAACCAAATCCGTACACACTAGTAAATGGAAAATAGATATAAGACCCAGTAGCATAAACAAAATAGCAATACAACTTAAGCATATTACAATCCAACCAAATAGAATTAACATGTAAGAACAGAAGTTGGAACCCATCTCAAAAGCGCTGGCAACAAGAAACTAACCATAACATAGGAAATGCTCCTATCTAACTcccagaaaaaacaaaacaatatagATGCGAAccgaataaaaaattcattctcaaaaggttAACATGAGAAAATCGAATTTGGTCAATCCCTGACTAAAACAATGAACTAAATTATCTCAAGTTTCTGAACTTTTCAGTCTACTCACCCAAACACCAAGtaatatacataaataagtaaaaaatctatttattttcaataaaatccTTCTGATACATATAACAGTGAAAGAGGTGTAATTCGATCCAAAATGgtggaaaacaaaaagacaaaattaaCAATCGAGATGACCTCCTCATTCCTGTATGCTAGAACTGAATTTATAATCATAGTAAAAATCTAAGACTAACCGGAATAACAACCAAGAGGGTGATAACAAATAGTGATAAGCTAATAATGAAAACGTACAAACTGCAAAAAAGAtaggaaagcaaaaaaaataccCTTTTCGAGGTTCTTCACGTTCTTAGAAGAAAGGGTGATCCTAATCTTGTGGATCTGCTCCTGCGATTCCTCCAAACCCGGCTTCGTCGCCTTCATCGCTGCGTACGCCATTGTTTTCCAGCAAGTTTTCTTTGCTTTCCTACACAACCAAATAATCCCAGAATCGGCAAAATCACAGAAATCAAACCTCAGTCCAAACGTAAATCGAAAACAAAAAATCAGCGAGGCTGAGATAAACACCTTTCGAAATCGCTTGCAGTGCTGGTGAGAAGGAGTACTGGCCGCTTCTGCTACTTCTCGCGCGATAGGAATTCGATGCAGAAATATTAGGGGCTATTTATCTTCATCATAAGGGTTTTTCTACAATCCCATTTCGGGTCTGAGCCACTGGGCGGCCCATTTCTTAGGTCTTCATTTTGAGTGGGCCAACACATTAATGacagtaatattttattatgacaaaaaaaatttatattataaaatcttttattgaaaacataataaacaattttaattaaaacttttgtaagaaaaaaaatcctcctatttttatattaacttaattaattattcatgtGAACAATTATAtcacctttttttattattgttaaaataGCTCATCAAAGTCTAAAATTTTGAGTTATGCCAATTAGATGTAGGAATAAATATGTTATTCATGTGAATCAATCAtttcaagttttattatttgatctaaaatttttttgaaatatgttttataaaatttaaaaaacaaaaattacattttaaaattagcaatatcaatagatataaaaataggtgagaatattcaaattcaaatcattacctaaacaaacaataatttttatcatgttATTTGTTTCGACAAAAATAACCATttccaatttaaataaattgatttcgtataaattttaatagttgAAATCATATAGCCAACATGGCATAAAGTGgtgaattcaatttaaaatattttgttcctATAAAACATGAATAACTAACTCCTTCAACAAATCTAAACTATTAGTTTATCACTCcgaattgaaaaatataaaatatatattaaaaatatccaaattttaaaatcatatatgtCTTTTATCAGAATTttgtatattataataaaatatctggacttttatttatatttttgaatcagATTGAAGAAAGTTTGTTTCTTTGCAATTTTTCATAGCTGAGATCATATAATGTAAGCTCAAaatctcattaaaaaaaattaaaatgaaaaataaaaatgaaattacaaaacaaTAACTGAATATGCTACCTTTTTCCCataacaataaagaaaaaatttataacCTTAGGCTATTTATGTAATACCAAAGAAAGATATCTCTTTCACAGAGTATTTGAGAAGGAAGTACAACATAAATAGgattttatttcataattaaaatgtCTGAAAATAAAGTAGAAATACAATATAAcaaggattttattttaaacattaGAATTTTGCTAAGTAGATGGGGCTGATATGTTGTAATGAAGTTACATAGGATAATGTcaaataaaacctttttttttttttaatcttttatgaaaataataaatatatgtatatttaattttttgattattaAGGTTACTCGAAGGCATGCGTCATACATAGACCACAAgaacaaaaataccaaaaatgttttaaaaaccaaaacattTATCTTATACCATACCATATAAATTAGAAAGAGAGATGATTTAACTTGGGAAAAGATTTAAAGGAAATCAGAAGTTCATAAGCCTAAATTACTGAGCTTTAAATTAATCCACTTTAGTAGAAATAAGGGAATGGGACACGCTTGGACAGATACATTAGCTAACAATCCGAACTCATTATGGGCCATTTATGAGCTTGCTTTTAGAGAAATTAAGTATTACAAGATtaacatattaaatttaatttctgtaataaaagaatatattgaatttaCTAGGTTCATATTGCATATTCcctcaaaaagttaaaaataaacgTTCATattccattttctattttttttttcccaagaaAAGAAGTTCACAATGCATGCATGAGTCCTTGGCATGTTGGGATACTGATTAAACATCAACATTACTTGATTTCCAAGCCTACTATGAATCGCTCTTAACAAATTTGAGGCTGTTGTAGCAAAGTCATACAACTTTGGTACACTGAGGTTCTCCAATATGTAAATCAAACATAGTCTCAGCAGATTAAGGTGTTTTAGAGAAATTCATTaaagagagtaaaaaaaaataataataatcataataataaaaaggtggGGGTGGGGAAGGGGAAGAGAGAATAAAAATATCTTCACCATCCTTGTACGAAAATTTAGTGAAGAAAAACATGAACAAAGATACAACGTTTTAGTTTGTAAATTGTCAGAAATAAAATGGCATCCCTTGGAGATGTGATGGCTTCGTGCCTGAGTTCGATTCCCCATCCACAGtaacaactaataataataacaataataattttagactgcattcaaaaattttattccaAAATAGAAATAACGAACAGTTATATTTCATAAGTAATATTCcatatatgttaaaaaacaCAGAATAGGCTCATTGATGAGCACTGTCAGTATGATGCTCCATTTCTTCAGCATCCTCAAAACGCTGATCGTTGATCTGAAGCTGCAGTTTACCATAAAATGGTGATCAACGGCACATATTTGTAACTTAAAAAAACGGAACAGTGAAAGTTAAAAGGGAAATCAGATCTAATGTGGATGggtttaaacattaaaaaaaaaaaaaaaagataaaatgcaGATTAACTCTTTTCCAGTTGAATTTTAACCATCAGCAGGAAAACTTCAAAACAGTGTAAAATTCAGATTCCCAGGCCTACCTCCAGTACTGTCCGTGCTAGGTCATGATCCCCATTAGATTGACCAATTGAGTTGGTTGAATTTTGCGACAAATGCCAGTCAGAATCTTCATCTTCTGGAAATATGAACACGTTCAAACAATTATTTGACATCaccttattaaaaataaaaaaagaatgatatatttaaatgcaaaaaaatcAGTTACTCGGTTTATTTATACCTGCAACCTCATCCTCCATCTGACTAGCGCTAAAAATCCAGTTATGCTCTTCTCGATCTTCCTCTAAGCGTAAAATGAAGTGCATAAATCtaagcataaaaatatataaatttaattttaaaaattcaatatcaaaattttaagaatagATATTTTATTCTACTATTTAATGAATAGATCAAACAtgctttaaagaaaaaaaaaaaaaaaaaaacataggtTAGACATGTGGACGACGAGGGaggaattataattattgtaaaaagatattattataaatgatattaaaaaaaaaaaaaaaaggtgtccTAAAAGCCCATTGCTTCCCAAATTTAATCATGAACAGCTTGTTCCTAGCTAACCATTATTATAGGGAAAAGAGGTTCGGTAACCCTGGCCCTAATTTGACTTTTAGGACGGTTAAAAAAgagcaatttaattattaattataattaagataATGTAAAGACTCTTCCTTATATGCcctagagaaaaatatatatatatatatatatattgctttctttttcttataattGGGAAGTCAGGATCTATTTAACGAACATGGCTGGCTTCTTTATACATATACCGATTTGgtgtaaacaaattaaaatccgCGTCTCCATCTTACTAGTTACTACTGCCCTCCACCAatggttaattattttaattcctCTCGTCGTCAATCTCGTGTGGAGCTGCAACATGCTGCTTTCATTTTAACTCTCTCTGTCTTTCTTTTTCAAGCCAAGccaaaaacgaaaagaaaaccgTGTCCTTTTATCGATGACGTGATGGAAGAatgtacacatatacatatatatattttgcccaTTTTATACTTCATTTTTATTAGCTTTTAATTCTAAGATATTTCTCCATATTCCCCAAATAACTTTGACATCTTAAATATTTATCTTCCAGATATATCTAttcattttaattaactttttgcacattaaagttaattttaatcattctttattagtttaatttaatttatattatatttataaataagggTATATACTTTTCATTGTAACATGTATTATGCATATTCCAACTacagaggtttttttttttttttttttttttttttttttttttttttctttgcgtTGAATTTTCTGTTCACCTACTCTGCCACATAGGCAATTTGCTAATCTAATTTCATCTATCTATGTTATATACGAAACACATGCAGCTCTAGACCTGATAAAGAATGCACAAGTTAAAGCCATAATAGGGCCTCAGACATCCATGCAGGCCAATTTTGTTGTCGATCTTGGTGAAAAAGCTCAAGTTCCTATCATATCTTTCTCAGCTACCACACCCTCTCTCAACACCAGGAGTTCATACTTCTTCAGAGCTACAGAATGCGTAAGAACTCAAATTAAAGCCATTACTTCACTGGTTCAAGCCTTTGGATGGAGACAAGTCGTCCCTGTTTATGTGGACGACATATATGAAGAAGGACTAATACCTTCTCTCACTGAAGCTCTGCAACAGATCGATGCTGGTGTCCCTTACAGGAGTCTCATTTCTCCGAAAGCCAACGAGGATCAAATAGAAAAAGAGCTTTACAAGCTGATGTCAATGCAGAGCAGAGTTTTCATTCTCCATACGTCTTCTGATATGGGTTCTAGGCTTTTAACAAAGGCAAAAGAGATTGGTATGATGGAAGAAGGGTATGTTTGGATAATGACAAATGGCATGACTAATAATCTTTTTCAATTGAAATCCAATTCTTCGATCATGAATTCTATGCAAGGGACATTGGGTATAAAGACCCATGTCCCGAAGACAAATAAGCTTAAAGACTTCAGAGCTCGATGGAAGAGGAAATTTCGGCAGGACAATCCAGACAGACATGATGTTGAACTGAATGTTTTCGGATTATGGGCTTATGATGCTGCCATAGCTCTGGCTAGAGCAGTTGAAGAGGTTGGGATTGGAAAGTGGGACTTCAAGAAGGACAACAATGTTTCAGAAAACCAAAATACAGACCTTGAGTCGTTTGGGGTTTCTCAAAATGGTCACAAAATCAGTGAAGCATTAACAAGGGTGAGATTCACTGGTTTGGTAGGAGATTTCAGATTTGTCAACAGGCAGTTAGATGTTTCAACTTTCGAGATAATCAATGTCAATGGTAATTGGGAAAGAGTGGTCGGATTTTGGACACCCGAGAAGGGATTGGTAAGAAATTTGAGTTCGACAACCACGAGCAACAAAATGAATTTGAGAGATAATTTGGGACCAATTATATGGCCTGGTGAACCTTCATCAACTCCAAAAGGATGGGAGATGCCGATAAAGgggaaaaagttgaaaattggtgttccACCCAAACGTGGTTTCAATGAGTTTGTTGACGTGAAATATAATAATGCAACAAGCAGAACCGAACTCCATGGCTACTGCATAGACGTCTTTGAGGCCGTAGTGAATGCTTTGCCTTTTGGTCTTGCCTATGAATTTAGTGCGTTTGCGAAGCCAAATGGTGATATTAACGGTACTTATGATGATTTGGTCTATCAAGTGCACCTTGGGGTAtgtttcttttatccttttcctatatgtatatatatttttctggtGAATTTTTTCCAATGTAGTGTGTatctaatatataatatgatgtCATTCCCACTATAGTAACATGTAATAGGATTACATATAGTATAGTTATGCTATATTTGGTATACATACTTACATTGTGATAGGATATGACtcatatcatatattatttgCATTACACGTAATTAAAGGTCTATCTCATAatggtaaaattatatatatatatatatatatatagctagaaAATGGAATTTATGCACCTGGGGATTCTTTTGGGTACAATTTTTAAACCAGCTGTGAAAAACAATtcctatatgtatatgtgtattaatttttatgtttgctacagtggaaaatttatttttatttttattttttattcttttattttttgtcattgtaatactataattttttttatctgcgGAACTTCGATGCTGTGGTTGGTGACGTAACGATTAGATACAACAGATCCTTGCATGTAGACTTCACACTGCCATTCACAGAATCTGGTGTGACAATGATCGTTCCGGTTAAAGACAAACGGAGCAAAAACCCATGGGTTTTCTTGAAGCCTTTGACATGGGATCTTTGGGTGACAACTTTTTGCTTCTTTGTCTTCGTCGGTTTTGTTGTTTGGGTCCTTGAGCATCGGATAAGTGAAGATTTTCGAGGTCCTCCTTCACACCAAATTGGCACAAGCTTCTGGTTCTCCTTCTCAACCATGGTCTTCTCTCATCGTAATTCCcggatcctttttttttttttttcccacgcCACATGTTTGTAGTGATGCCTACATgattaatttttgaatgattGTCTTTATTTTACAGTGGAGAGAGTGGTTAGCAACTTGGCGAGGTTTGTGGTAACAGTATGGATATTTGTGGTGTTAATACTGACTCGGAGTTACACTGCAAGTCTAACCTCACTTCTAACAGTCCAACAACTCCAGCCAACTGTGACGGACTTAAACCAGTTGCTTAAAAACGGAGAGAATGTGGGTTACCTCAAAgattcttttgttttaggacTTTTGAAAGGTCTCGGATTTCCCGAATCCAAGCTTAAGACTTATGAATCCTCGGAAGAAttagaattattatttaaaaagaaaaaagaagaaggtggGATCGCTG
Proteins encoded:
- the LOC107414707 gene encoding small ribosomal subunit protein uS10y; translation: MAYAAMKATKPGLEESQEQIHKIRITLSSKNVKNLEKVCTDLVRGAKDKRLRVKGPVRMPTKVLHITTRKSPCGEGTNTWDRFELRVHKRVIDLFSSPDVVKQITSITIEPGVEVEVTIADS
- the LOC125421600 gene encoding glutamate receptor 2.7-like translates to MTQFANLISSIYVIYETHAALDLIKNAQVKAIIGPQTSMQANFVVDLGEKAQVPIISFSATTPSLNTRSSYFFRATECVRTQIKAITSLVQAFGWRQVVPVYVDDIYEEGLIPSLTEALQQIDAGVPYRSLISPKANEDQIEKELYKLMSMQSRVFILHTSSDMGSRLLTKAKEIGMMEEGYVWIMTNGMTNNLFQLKSNSSIMNSMQGTLGIKTHVPKTNKLKDFRARWKRKFRQDNPDRHDVELNVFGLWAYDAAIALARAVEEVGIGKWDFKKDNNVSENQNTDLESFGVSQNGHKISEALTRVRFTGLVGDFRFVNRQLDVSTFEIINVNGNWERVVGFWTPEKGLVRNLSSTTTSNKMNLRDNLGPIIWPGEPSSTPKGWEMPIKGKKLKIGVPPKRGFNEFVDVKYNNATSRTELHGYCIDVFEAVVNALPFGLAYEFSAFAKPNGDINGTYDDLVYQVHLGNFDAVVGDVTIRYNRSLHVDFTLPFTESGVTMIVPVKDKRSKNPWVFLKPLTWDLWVTTFCFFVFVGFVVWVLEHRISEDFRGPPSHQIGTSFWFSFSTMVFSHLERVVSNLARFVVTVWIFVVLILTRSYTASLTSLLTVQQLQPTVTDLNQLLKNGENVGYLKDSFVLGLLKGLGFPESKLKTYESSEELELLFKKKKEEGGIAAVLDEYPYMKLFLAKYGSKYAMVEPSFKTDGFGFVSLLNYSLFLFYLSIYLHIYIYIYIYI